One window from the genome of Bacillus weihaiensis encodes:
- a CDS encoding ABC transporter ATP-binding protein: MFSVLGKLSWFFKDYWKRYTVAVSLLIFVSFLDVIPPKLIGLAIDDIQFGQMTAERLRELLVFFGVLLVVSYAITYVWMYQLFGGAHLIERTMRYRFMKHLLMMTPSFYEKNRTGDLMARATNDLKAISLTAGFGVLTLVDSTIFMIMIIFVMGFTISWQLTLAALLPLPLLAIAISYFGKLIHKRFTVAQDAFGDMNDRVLESVSGVRVIRAYVQEKADEQRFQDMTEDVYEKNISVAKVDALFEPTTKILVGISYSIGLGFGAYLVFNQTITLGELVSFNVYLGMLIWPMFAVGELINILQRGNASLDRVNQTLSYKPDVKDVPHPVDVSSPTSIYFSGVSFRYPTSSIDNLKSIHLQIKKGETIGIVGKTGSGKTTLLKQLLREYPLGSGEITIANHALQDISIDTLHSWIGYVPQEQVLFSRTIRENLQFGKANVTEEEIHKALVLSAFDQDIHMLPKGLETLVGEKGVALSGGQKQRISIARALIKDPEILLLDDAMSAVDGKTEAKIIENIRKVRVNKTTLITAHRISAVQHADIIIVMDQGQIVEAGTHEELLRIGKWYKTQFERQQTDSYEEVG, from the coding sequence ATGTTTTCGGTACTAGGAAAGCTCAGTTGGTTTTTTAAAGATTATTGGAAACGATATACAGTAGCGGTTTCATTGTTAATCTTTGTTAGTTTTTTAGATGTGATTCCCCCTAAACTCATTGGGCTGGCTATTGACGATATACAGTTTGGTCAGATGACAGCTGAGAGATTAAGGGAGTTGCTTGTGTTTTTTGGTGTGCTACTTGTTGTAAGCTATGCAATCACATATGTCTGGATGTATCAGTTGTTTGGAGGAGCTCATTTGATTGAAAGAACGATGCGTTATCGTTTCATGAAGCACTTACTTATGATGACTCCAAGCTTTTATGAGAAAAATAGAACAGGAGATTTAATGGCTCGTGCAACGAATGATTTAAAGGCAATCTCTCTCACTGCGGGATTTGGGGTTCTGACCTTGGTGGATTCGACTATTTTTATGATTATGATCATTTTTGTTATGGGCTTTACAATCAGTTGGCAGTTGACACTGGCCGCTTTATTACCTTTACCGTTACTTGCAATAGCGATTAGCTATTTTGGAAAGCTCATTCATAAGCGTTTTACGGTAGCACAAGATGCATTCGGAGATATGAATGATCGAGTGCTGGAATCTGTTTCGGGAGTAAGAGTGATTCGTGCGTATGTTCAAGAGAAGGCAGACGAACAACGCTTTCAGGATATGACAGAGGATGTATACGAAAAAAATATTTCTGTCGCGAAAGTCGATGCTTTGTTTGAGCCTACCACTAAAATTCTCGTTGGGATTAGTTATAGTATTGGACTTGGTTTTGGCGCCTATTTAGTCTTTAACCAGACCATTACATTAGGGGAACTTGTAAGCTTTAACGTATATTTAGGAATGCTCATATGGCCGATGTTTGCGGTGGGCGAATTAATCAATATCCTGCAAAGAGGTAATGCGTCACTAGATCGTGTTAACCAAACGCTTAGCTACAAACCTGATGTGAAGGATGTGCCGCACCCTGTTGACGTCTCGTCTCCTACATCGATTTATTTTTCGGGGGTATCCTTTCGTTATCCAACTTCAAGTATAGATAATTTGAAATCCATTCATTTGCAAATAAAAAAAGGTGAGACCATTGGGATAGTTGGAAAGACAGGTTCTGGTAAAACTACGCTGTTGAAGCAGCTACTTAGGGAGTATCCGCTTGGTAGTGGAGAGATTACGATTGCAAATCACGCTTTACAAGATATTAGTATAGATACTCTACACTCATGGATTGGTTATGTTCCTCAAGAACAGGTGCTTTTTTCACGAACTATTAGAGAAAATCTTCAGTTTGGAAAAGCAAATGTTACAGAAGAGGAAATTCATAAAGCACTCGTGTTGAGTGCATTCGATCAAGACATTCACATGTTGCCGAAAGGGTTAGAGACATTAGTAGGAGAAAAAGGGGTGGCTTTATCTGGAGGACAAAAGCAAAGGATCTCCATTGCGAGAGCACTTATTAAGGATCCTGAAATACTCCTTTTAGATGATGCGATGTCAGCGGTGGATGGGAAAACAGAAGCTAAAATTATTGAAAACATACGGAAGGTACGTGTAAATAAAACAACTCTAATTACTGCTCATCGTATTTCTGCAGTCCAGCATGCTGATATCATTATTGTCATGGATCAGGGACAAATTGTTGAAGCTGGTACACATGAAGAATTACTTCGAATAGGTAAATGGTACAAAACCCAGTTTGAACGTCAACAAACGGACTCGTATGAGGAGGTGGGCTAA
- a CDS encoding NupC/NupG family nucleoside CNT transporter, giving the protein MNILWGIFGIFIVLGIGFLLSVKKKAINYRTIFGGLAIQLLFAFIVLKWEAGRAALEALSRLVQAIINYANEGIGFVFGPAADVENFGFVFAFQVLTIIIFFSSLISVLYYLGIMQWFIKIIGGGLSKILGTSRPESMSAAANIFVGQTEAPLVIRPYLEKMTRSELFAVMTGGLASVAGSVLVGYALLGVPLEYLLAASFMAAPAGLVMAKLLIPETEKAKAQEFEMAKDTETVNVIDAAARGASDGLKLALNVGAMLLAFIALIALVNGILGFIGNFVGYSGLSLEGILGIVFSPLAFAIGVPWSEAVTAGSFIGQKLVLNEFVAYSAFAPEIANLSDKTVIVVSFALCGFANLSSMAILLGGLGGLAPSRRGDIAKLGIRAVAAGMLASLLSASIAGMFL; this is encoded by the coding sequence ATGAACATTTTATGGGGTATTTTTGGAATTTTTATTGTCTTAGGTATTGGTTTTCTTTTGTCGGTAAAAAAGAAAGCGATTAATTACAGAACGATTTTTGGTGGACTAGCTATTCAGTTACTTTTCGCCTTTATCGTATTAAAATGGGAAGCTGGTAGAGCAGCTCTAGAAGCTTTATCAAGACTTGTTCAAGCGATTATTAACTACGCCAACGAAGGGATTGGGTTTGTCTTTGGTCCTGCGGCAGACGTAGAAAACTTTGGTTTTGTTTTTGCCTTTCAGGTTTTAACCATTATCATTTTCTTCTCGTCATTAATATCCGTTTTATATTACCTTGGTATTATGCAATGGTTTATTAAGATCATTGGTGGTGGATTATCGAAGATACTTGGGACAAGCAGGCCAGAATCAATGTCAGCTGCGGCAAACATTTTCGTAGGTCAAACAGAAGCACCACTTGTGATTCGTCCATATCTTGAAAAAATGACGAGATCAGAGTTATTTGCGGTAATGACCGGAGGACTTGCCTCTGTTGCTGGTTCTGTTCTTGTTGGATATGCCTTATTAGGTGTACCGCTAGAATATTTATTAGCAGCTAGCTTCATGGCAGCTCCAGCTGGATTGGTCATGGCGAAATTACTGATTCCAGAAACGGAAAAAGCGAAAGCTCAAGAGTTTGAAATGGCAAAAGATACAGAAACTGTGAACGTGATAGACGCAGCAGCAAGAGGAGCGTCAGATGGATTAAAGCTAGCTCTTAACGTTGGGGCGATGTTACTAGCATTTATCGCCCTTATTGCATTAGTAAATGGAATTCTAGGGTTTATTGGTAACTTTGTTGGATATAGCGGTTTATCATTAGAAGGAATTTTGGGGATAGTCTTCTCTCCATTAGCCTTTGCGATCGGTGTTCCATGGAGTGAGGCAGTAACAGCAGGAAGCTTTATTGGGCAAAAACTAGTCTTAAATGAGTTTGTAGCCTATTCTGCGTTTGCACCTGAAATTGCGAACCTATCGGATAAAACAGTTATTGTAGTCAGCTTTGCGTTATGTGGCTTTGCTAACCTTAGCTCAATGGCAATTCTTTTAGGCGGCCTAGGTGGATTAGCTCCTAGCCGTAGAGGAGATATTGCGAAGCTTGGAATTCGTGCAGTCGCAGCAGGAATGCTTGCTTCCTTGTTAAGTGCAAGTATCGCGGGCATGTTCCTATAA
- a CDS encoding NAD(P)/FAD-dependent oxidoreductase encodes MDQRDIYDVTIIGGGPAGLYSAFYSGLREMKTKIIEFQPQLGGKVHVYPEKMIWDIGGVTPILGEKLIKQIVEQGLTFHPTVVLNEKVVGIEKQTDGLFVLESEAGVKHYSKTVIVAVGGGILNPQKLELEGAEKYEVSNLHYTVKSLSRFKDKTVVISGGGNSAIDWANELEPIAKQVYVIYRKDQLTAHEAQVSQLVNSSAIVILNTSISKLLANENHEEIDYVELTNHRTGEVTDMLVDEVIISHGYERDSALLTNSQLNVQLIDNFYIAGNAMSETSVEGLYAAGDILMHEGKLHLIAGAFQDAANAVNKAKLYVQPTAKKDAMVSSHNDIFKSRNKELIKKLIKV; translated from the coding sequence TTGGATCAAAGAGATATATATGATGTGACGATTATAGGCGGAGGTCCTGCGGGGCTATATTCTGCCTTTTATAGTGGATTAAGAGAAATGAAAACGAAAATCATTGAATTTCAGCCTCAATTAGGTGGGAAGGTTCATGTGTATCCAGAGAAAATGATTTGGGACATTGGTGGGGTCACACCAATTTTAGGCGAAAAGCTAATTAAACAGATTGTTGAACAAGGGTTAACCTTTCATCCAACTGTTGTGCTAAATGAAAAGGTTGTTGGAATCGAGAAGCAGACAGACGGGCTGTTTGTTCTAGAGAGTGAAGCAGGAGTTAAACACTATTCTAAAACGGTCATCGTTGCAGTCGGTGGAGGCATACTAAATCCGCAAAAACTAGAATTAGAAGGTGCAGAAAAGTACGAAGTATCTAACCTACATTACACAGTCAAATCTCTATCACGCTTTAAAGATAAAACGGTTGTCATCTCAGGTGGTGGGAATTCAGCAATTGATTGGGCGAATGAATTAGAACCAATTGCAAAGCAAGTATATGTTATTTACCGAAAAGATCAACTAACGGCACATGAAGCGCAGGTTTCTCAGTTAGTAAATAGTTCGGCAATTGTTATCCTTAATACATCAATTTCAAAATTATTAGCGAATGAAAATCATGAGGAAATTGACTATGTGGAGCTAACCAATCATCGTACCGGTGAGGTAACAGACATGCTGGTTGATGAGGTGATTATTAGCCATGGCTATGAACGTGATTCGGCATTACTGACGAATAGTCAGTTAAATGTTCAGCTAATAGATAACTTCTATATCGCGGGAAATGCTATGAGCGAAACATCAGTTGAAGGCTTGTATGCCGCAGGTGATATTTTAATGCATGAAGGGAAGCTTCATCTTATTGCGGGTGCATTCCAAGATGCAGCAAATGCTGTAAATAAAGCAAAGCTCTATGTTCAACCAACAGCTAAAAAGGATGCTATGGTTTCTTCTCATAATGATATTTTTAAAAGTAGAAATAAAGAATTAATTAAAAAATTAATAAAGGTTTAA
- a CDS encoding oxidoreductase → MKKEKIAIITGASSGFGLVTSLELAKNGYLVYSTMRNTGKSDKLMALAKQHGVSDSIKVWELDVTNLESIQEFERSIKSLDGIEILVNNAGFAGAGFVEEIPLSEYRNQFETNLFGAISITQVVLPIMRKQRHGKIINVSSISGKVGFPGLSPYVSSKFALEGWSEALRLEMVPFGIDVVLVEPGSFQTNIWSTGKKISKKSQLTHSPYYETMKSLESHLEKQATHYDNPILVANLILAIANKKNPTLRYPIGKGVKLMILLKTILPWRWWEKIVLSQLKS, encoded by the coding sequence ATGAAAAAAGAGAAAATCGCCATCATTACCGGTGCTTCTAGTGGATTTGGTTTAGTTACATCACTTGAATTAGCGAAGAATGGGTATTTAGTGTATTCAACAATGAGAAATACAGGAAAAAGTGACAAACTCATGGCCTTAGCGAAACAACATGGTGTAAGTGATTCAATCAAGGTATGGGAATTAGATGTAACAAACCTTGAATCTATACAAGAATTTGAACGGAGTATTAAAAGTTTAGACGGAATCGAGATTTTAGTTAATAATGCGGGCTTCGCTGGAGCAGGATTTGTAGAAGAAATTCCATTAAGTGAGTATCGGAACCAGTTTGAGACAAACCTCTTTGGCGCTATATCGATTACGCAAGTCGTACTTCCTATTATGAGAAAACAAAGGCATGGAAAAATCATAAATGTTAGTAGTATTAGTGGAAAAGTAGGGTTCCCAGGATTATCTCCATATGTTTCATCTAAATTTGCTCTTGAGGGATGGAGTGAGGCATTACGATTAGAAATGGTCCCATTTGGTATTGATGTTGTATTAGTTGAGCCAGGATCTTTTCAAACGAATATCTGGTCTACAGGTAAAAAGATTTCAAAAAAGTCGCAGCTAACTCATTCACCGTATTATGAAACAATGAAAAGCTTAGAAAGCCATTTAGAAAAGCAAGCCACACATTACGATAATCCAATTCTAGTAGCCAATCTTATCTTAGCGATAGCTAATAAAAAGAATCCAACCTTACGTTATCCAATTGGAAAGGGTGTTAAGCTGATGATTTTGTTAAAAACAATTCTACCTTGGAGATGGTGGGAAAAAATCGTGTTATCTCAGTTGAAAAGCTAG